The following are from one region of the Nostoc cf. commune SO-36 genome:
- a CDS encoding ATP-binding protein: MKLDLVEYCQDKGLPSEWRLDGCQIGNVNLIVGKNASGKSKILRAINLISGLLSGDTSLRPDRMSREWKLTFDSDNTDKKKVYILTVDKGQVVKENFTIGSKNYLDRNESGEGQIWAEKLHMNIEFQTPTDEVAAFQRRDSIQHPVFDEIYNWASSLNYYQFGTDLGRKNLAVDHPIKKRKKINLRDADNVIDIFKLGKSQLSPAFIEAIKSDMLSIGYNISEIGTQTPSAIFSDEEDEVSLQYIEIQCLYVQESDLQERTEQGLISQGMFRALSLIIQINYSLLAKKPSCILIDDIGEGLDFERASAMIKLLISKAQTGLVQLVMTTNDRFIMNGVPLEYWSVIERKPGLAKLHNIDNSKQVFEDFKFTGLNNFDFFATQFYVEGFGNKEQIDQ; this comes from the coding sequence ATGAAATTAGACTTAGTGGAATATTGTCAGGACAAAGGTTTACCAAGTGAGTGGCGTTTAGATGGTTGTCAGATAGGCAATGTAAACTTGATTGTTGGTAAAAATGCCTCTGGTAAATCGAAAATATTGAGGGCTATAAACCTGATATCGGGTTTACTATCGGGTGACACAAGTCTAAGACCTGATCGCATGTCGCGAGAGTGGAAATTAACTTTTGATTCTGATAATACAGATAAAAAGAAAGTCTACATATTGACAGTTGATAAAGGCCAGGTAGTTAAGGAGAATTTCACTATTGGTTCTAAGAATTACCTTGACAGGAATGAATCAGGTGAGGGTCAGATATGGGCTGAAAAGCTACATATGAATATTGAATTTCAGACTCCCACTGATGAAGTTGCTGCTTTTCAGCGGAGAGATTCTATCCAACATCCTGTTTTTGATGAAATTTACAATTGGGCAAGTTCCTTGAATTACTACCAATTTGGAACAGACTTAGGTAGAAAAAATCTTGCGGTCGATCACCCTATTAAAAAAAGAAAAAAGATAAACTTGAGAGATGCAGATAACGTAATTGATATATTTAAGCTAGGAAAATCCCAACTAAGTCCTGCTTTTATTGAAGCTATCAAATCAGATATGTTATCTATAGGTTACAACATATCTGAAATTGGTACTCAAACGCCATCAGCTATATTTTCTGATGAAGAGGATGAAGTATCCTTACAATATATAGAAATACAATGTCTTTATGTTCAGGAAAGTGATCTACAAGAGAGAACTGAACAAGGGCTAATATCTCAAGGTATGTTTAGAGCTTTATCTCTAATCATTCAAATAAACTACTCACTTTTAGCTAAAAAACCTAGTTGTATATTAATAGATGATATAGGAGAAGGTCTCGATTTTGAAAGAGCATCAGCGATGATTAAGTTACTTATCAGTAAAGCGCAGACTGGATTAGTTCAGCTAGTGATGACGACTAATGATCGTTTTATCATGAATGGTGTTCCTTTAGAATATTGGTCAGTAATTGAGAGAAAACCAGGATTAGCTAAACTTCACAACATAGATAATTCAAAACAAGTATTTGAAGACTTTAAATTCACTGGTCTAAACAATTTTGACTTTTTTGCCACTCAATTTTATGTTGAAGGGTTTGGTAATAAGGAGCAGATAGATCAGTGA